One window of the Nicotiana tabacum cultivar K326 chromosome 4, ASM71507v2, whole genome shotgun sequence genome contains the following:
- the LOC107794443 gene encoding aspartic proteinase 36-like, which translates to MVKIMDLRRNGYLILLLVLLGGDYEVGVKGENNVVFNVKHKFGGRGKSVLKDLKDHDARRHGRMLAAADFQLGGNGSPTGAALYFTKLSIGTPSKDYHVQVDTGSDLFWVNCARCLRCPTKSKLGIDLVQYDLQASTTGKSITCEQDVCSAMFNADSSECKVGKPCEYLVTYGDGSSTGGYFVKDNIYLDQVSGDYKTSSLQGTVAFGCSSQQSGDLGTSTNAVDGIIGFGEANSSVISQLAAAGTVKKMFAHCLDGVKGGGIFAIGQVVEPKVNSAPLVPNRAHYTVSLKDIEVGREVLDIPTSLFESKSSKKAIIDSGTTLVYLPSKAYNALMNKLMSKQPQLKTHHLDGDFDCFIYSGNVDDGFPAVTFQFVGNLSLTAYPHDYLFQVRDNEWCIGWQEGTQGKDGNEIYLLGDLLLSNKLVLYDLEKQTIGWTQYDCSSSIKVKDETSGNVYTVGAHKISSASNLDSRMAFTFFLSIISFLCFLLN; encoded by the exons ATGGTGAAGATAATGGATCTGAGGAGAAATGGGTATTTGATACTTTTGTTGGTTTTGTTGGGTGGTGATTATGAGGTAGGTGTGAAGGGGGAGAATAATGTGGTTTTCAATGTGAAGCATAAATTTGGCGGGCGTGGAAAGTCTGTTTTGAAGGATCTCAAAGACCACGATGCCCGTCGTCACGGCAGAATGCTCGCCGCCGCCGACTTCCAGTTGGGTGGCAACGGCAGTCCCACCGGTGCAGC GCTATATTTCACTAAGCTTTCAATTGGGACACCTTCAAAGGACTATCATGTCCAGGTCGATACTGGAAGTGACCTTTTTTGGGTAAACTGTGCACGTTGTCTCAGATGTCCTACGAAAAGCAAACTCGGG ATAGATTTAGTGCAATACGACTTACAAGCTTCAACAACTGGGAAATCTATTACCTGCGAGCAAGATGTTTGCAGTGCTATGTTCAATGCAGACAGCTCTGAATGCAAGGTGGGAAAGCCCTGTGAATATTTGGTTACTTATGGAGATGGCAGCTCAACTGGAGGATACTTTGTAAAAGATAACATCTATTTGGATCAAGTGTCGGGAGACTATAAAACATCATCCTTACAGGGAACTGTAGCATTTGG GTGTTCGTCTCAACAATCTGGAGACCTAGGTACATCTACTAATGCGGTTGATGGGATAATTGGTTTTGGAGAAGCAAATTCGTCTGTCATCTCACAGTTAGCTGCAGCTGGAACGGTGAAAAAAATGTTCGCACATTGCCTGGACGGAGTTAAAGGAGGTGGTATATTTGCTATTGGACAAGTAGTTGAGCCAAAAGTAAATTCAGCACCATTAGTCCCAAATCG GGCACATTATACTGTTTCTCTGAAGGATATTGAGGTTGGTAGAGAAGTTCTAGACATCCCGACTTCCCTGTTTGAGTCGAAATCCAGTAAAAAAGCAATAATTGACAGCGGGACAACTTTAGTATATCTTCCGAGCAAGGCCTATAATGCTCTCATGAACAAG CTGATGTCAAAACAACCACAATTGAAGACTCATCATCTTGACGGAGACTTTGACTGCTTTATCTACAGCGGAAA TGTTGACGATGGTTTCCCAGCTGTAACATTTCAGTTTGTGGGAAATCTTTCTTTGACAGCTTATCCCCATGATTATCTTTTCCAAGTTCGC GATAATGAATGGTGCATTGGTTGGCAGGAGGGAACGCAGGGAAAGGATGGAAATGAAATCTATCTGTTAGGAG ATCTTCTGTTATCAAACAAGCTTGTTCTGTATGATCTTGAGAAACAGACCATTGGTTGGACTCAATATGACT GCTCGTCGAGCATTAAAGTGAAAGACGAAACTTCTGGAAATGTGTATACTGTGGGTGCTCACAAGATTTCATCAGCGTCTAATTTGGATTCAAGAATGGCTTTTACATTCTTCTTGTCAATCATCTCTTTTCTCTGCTTTTTGTTGAACTGA